CCACCATCGGATCGAGGCCGATGCCGGGGACCGTGACCGTCTCGAAGACGACCCCCGGCTCGCCCGTCTCGAACTGCTGGGGCCCGTTCCAGCACAGCGCGCCGTCCACGATGTCCGTGGAGGGGGTGGCCGTCTGGACCCGATAGCCGGAGGGCGGCTCGATAGTGAGGGTCTGGTCGGCCGCGAGGTCACCGAACCAGCCCCCGGCGAAGGCCGACTCGACTGACACCTGCTTTTCGGTGACCACGGCGAAGTTCGTCCAGGTGAACGCGAGGGTGAGCGTCCCGGTGACGTTCTCGGACTCGGTCACCGAACTCGACCGATCGACGGCCGTGATCTGCATGTCCCGATCCGTCTGTGCGGCCACCTGGTCGGCCGCGCTCCGGAAGGTATCCACGCTCGGGCCCGGCCCGGTGCCCGCCTCGAACTCGGACCGGAGCTGGTCGAAGGCCGCCCGGTCGGCGTCGGATTCGAGGGTGTAGCTCGTCGAGACCGTCCAGACGGCGTCACCCGTCTCCTGGATCTCGACGGCGAAGGTCGTCTCCTGGTGGGTGGGAGTCGCCGCGGCTGGGGCGGCCACACCGAGCAGGAGGGCGAGGAGGACACCGACCAGGAGGGCCCGTCGCATCGTCTGGTTCTGGCCCGGGGACGGGCAAAGAACTTTCCATTGGTACGACGGCGATCGAAGTCGATCAACTCGCCGTCTGGCGCTCCGCATTGTTTTTGACGGCCGATGCCAAAGTGGGGCGTATGAATCGCCCGCTCATCGCGATCCTCGCGGGGCTCTTGCTCGTGACGAGCGTGCTTTCGGTCCCCGGCGTGGCCGCCCAGGCCACCACGAACGAGCGATTGGCCCCGGTCGAGGGTGCGGCTTCGAACACCACTCGCATGCTGCACCTCGATACGGTCGATCAGCGCGGGTTCGGCACGGCCTCGACATCCGTGACAGCCGCGGTGGGGAGCGAGGCGGGCGCGGGGGCGGCGACCCTTACCCAGTACGCGGTGGCCCAGGAGTTCGAGGACTCGCCGTCGGCGGGTGAACGGGCCCTCGACGAGGCGATCGCGGTCTCGGCGGATCGAATCGTGGCCCTCGAAACCCGGGAGCAACGTGCTCGTGACCGCTTCCGGGCGGGCGAGATCGGTGTGGGGCAGTATCTCGCGGTACTTGGATCGGTGAACCGCGAGGCCCACGCCATCGAGTCCTCTCTCGATCACTTCGAGACGCGAACCCAGAACGAGAGCCTGCAGGACCGCGTCCGCGCCCTCCAGACCGACACTGCTCGATCCGTCGGGCCGATCTCTGATGCGGTGGGGAGTGCAGTTGCCGGCGGGCCCGAGACCGACCGGATCTACGTCGCCGCCGCGGACCACGGGGTCGTCCTCGGCGGGCTCCGGGGTGGGGAGTACGTCCGGGAGGCCACCCGGACCGATGCCCGGGACGGGACCGTCGGCACGATCGACCTGGGGGCCGCCCAGGATCGGATCGGCGAACTCTACCCCTGGGCCTGGACGAACAAAGGCGACGTCAGCATCAACACCGTCGGTGCTGATGTCTTCCGATTCCAGCTCTCACACGACCACGGGCGGCTGAACAGCCTGCTCGACACCTCCTCGGGGAACGTCTATCGCGAGGTCCAGCAGAAGTCCCTCGCAAACCTACCCGTCGCGCCCGGTCCGTCGACGACTGCCGGGAACCTGACACTCCAGGTTTCGGCTCCCGATCCCGGATCGCCGTTGCGGGTCCAGGTGACAAACGAGTCCGGGAGCCAGGTGCCGGCGTCGGTGTCGATAAACGACACCTACGTGGGCCAGACTGGCCCCGAATCGAGTGTCTGGACGCTTGCCCCGCCCGAGAACTTTACAGTGACCGCCGAGGCCGACGACCGGGAGCTCGAACTCGACGTGAACTCCCGAGCGTAGGTTTAAGTCGGGGGACCGGGCCAAGCCGGCCCATGACTCGCGCCGTCTCCCCGATCCTCGGGACGCTTCTGTTGACTGCGATTACCGTCTTGCTCGTCGCCGTCCTCGTCAGTACGCTCGGTGCGGCCTCGCTCGGTGGCGTCGTGGCTGGCCCGGATGCCGGCGACGCTACGAACTTCGTCCGGCTCTCCGCGACCGCGACCGCAGACGGTGAGATCACCCTCACGCACGAGGGCGGTGACTCGGTCGATCTGTCCCACGCCTCGGTTCACATCACTGTGGACGGAACGCCACTCGCGGAACAGCCGCCGGTCCCCTTCTTCTCGACGGCGGGCTTCGAGCCGGGGCCGACGGGGCCGTTTAACTCCGCCGCGGATTCGACCTGGTCGGTCGGCGAGCAGGCCTCGCTTACCATCTCCGGGTCGAACGAGCCGTCGCTCGCAGTTGGTGACACCGTGCGGGTCGAACTCGTTCGGGACGGGCGGCCCCTCGGAAGTGTCAGCAGTTCAGTTCTCGGGGACGACGCCGACGGAGACGATGGCGAGGTTTGACTTGTACTTCGAGCCGACGACCTCGTGGCGGGTGTCTTCGAACCCGGCGGCCTGGAACATCTCCTCGGCCTCGGCCTCGTCGTAGAAGAGCATGATCGCGTCGACGATCCGCCGTCCGATCCAGGAGTCCGGGTAGTACGGGCCGACGACCACGACTCGCCCGCCCGGCTTGACGACCCGGCGCATCTCGGCCAGCCCCTGGACGGGGTTGGGCCAGTACTCGATCGACCCGGAGGACCAGGCGTGATCGAAGGTGTTCGACCGCACGGGGAGGTTCTCGGCGTCGCCCATGGTGAACCCGAGCAGCTCGCGCTCGTCCAGCCGTTCCCGGGCCTTTGCCATCTGGTGGGGGCTCTGGTCGACGCCCAGGATGTGGTCTGTCGTCTGCTTGAGCCCCTCGGTGCCGAAACCGGTGCCACAGCCCACGTCGATGACCCGGTCTGTCGGTTCCAGGTCGAGCAGGGAAAGCGCCTCCGCACGCATCGGTTCGGTAAAGACGAACGCGTTGACCCGGTCGTACACCTTCGAGAGGTACTTGTAGAAGTACCGCGCTCGGGTCTTGTCCTCCAGGACGCCCATTGTGCCCCGATAGGATGGTGGTTCCCTTTAGCGCTTGCTTTCCGGACAGCCGGCCCCGGGCTCGTTGCTGCTGTCGTGGTTCCGCAACTCCCAAATACGCGGTCTTAGTACCACTCCCTAGATATCAGATGCCGAGGCCAGAGGTTCTCGAATCGATCAAGGCGGCTGAATCGGACGCCGAGGAACGCGTCGCCGCCGCCCGGGAGGAGGCCGAGGAGATCCTCGCCCAAGCCAGGCGCGACGCCGAGGAGATCGTCTCCGAGGCGGAATCCGAGGCCCGGGCGCACCGGGAGGAGGAACTCGAAGCGGCTCGTGAGGCAGTCGAAGCCGAGCGCGAGGAGATCCTCGAAGCCGGCGCCGAGGAGCGCGAACAACTGAAAGCGGACGCCGAGGCCCACGTCGAGGACGCCGTGGACCTCGCACTCGAACGGTTCACGGAGGCGGTGCATGCTCAGACCTGAGCGAATGA
This region of Halodesulfurarchaeum sp. HSR-GB genomic DNA includes:
- a CDS encoding methyltransferase domain-containing protein, translating into MGVLEDKTRARYFYKYLSKVYDRVNAFVFTEPMRAEALSLLDLEPTDRVIDVGCGTGFGTEGLKQTTDHILGVDQSPHQMAKARERLDERELLGFTMGDAENLPVRSNTFDHAWSSGSIEYWPNPVQGLAEMRRVVKPGGRVVVVGPYYPDSWIGRRIVDAIMLFYDEAEAEEMFQAAGFEDTRHEVVGSKYKSNLAIVSVGVVPEN
- the ahaH gene encoding ATP synthase archaeal subunit H — encoded protein: MPRPEVLESIKAAESDAEERVAAAREEAEEILAQARRDAEEIVSEAESEARAHREEELEAAREAVEAEREEILEAGAEEREQLKADAEAHVEDAVDLALERFTEAVHAQT
- a CDS encoding type IV pilin N-terminal domain-containing protein, with protein sequence MTRAVSPILGTLLLTAITVLLVAVLVSTLGAASLGGVVAGPDAGDATNFVRLSATATADGEITLTHEGGDSVDLSHASVHITVDGTPLAEQPPVPFFSTAGFEPGPTGPFNSAADSTWSVGEQASLTISGSNEPSLAVGDTVRVELVRDGRPLGSVSSSVLGDDADGDDGEV